The following are from one region of the Cloacibacterium normanense genome:
- a CDS encoding deoxyhypusine synthase family protein: MSNKPITEFIEKYYLHFNSAALVDAAKGYVAHLKDGGKMMITLAGAMSTAEMGKILADMIREDKVDIISCTGANLEEDLMNLVAHYHYERVPHYRDLTPQEEWDLLERGLNRVTDTCIPEEEAFRRLQKHIYEIWKDADSKGERYFPHEYMYKMILSGVLEQYYEIPREDSWMIAAAEKNLPIVVPGWEDSTMGNIFASYCIKGDLKASTMKSGIEYMMFLADWYPKNSGGKGVGFFQIGGGIAGDFPICVVPMLYQDMEMHDIPFWSYFCQISDSTTSYGSYSGAVPNEKITWGKLDITTPKFIVESDATICAPLIFKYILENS, translated from the coding sequence ATGAGCAATAAACCGATTACCGAATTTATAGAAAAATATTATTTGCATTTTAATTCTGCTGCTTTGGTAGATGCTGCAAAAGGTTATGTAGCGCACCTTAAAGATGGTGGGAAAATGATGATTACTTTGGCTGGAGCGATGTCAACCGCAGAAATGGGGAAAATTTTGGCAGATATGATTCGTGAAGACAAAGTAGATATTATTTCTTGTACTGGAGCGAATTTAGAAGAAGATTTAATGAATTTGGTAGCGCATTATCACTACGAAAGAGTGCCTCATTACAGAGATCTTACACCGCAAGAAGAGTGGGATTTGTTAGAAAGAGGTTTAAATAGAGTTACCGATACTTGTATCCCAGAAGAAGAAGCGTTCAGAAGATTGCAAAAGCATATTTATGAAATATGGAAAGATGCAGATTCTAAAGGAGAAAGATATTTTCCACACGAATATATGTACAAAATGATTCTTTCTGGAGTTCTAGAACAATACTATGAAATCCCAAGAGAAGATTCTTGGATGATTGCAGCTGCAGAGAAAAATTTACCAATTGTAGTACCAGGTTGGGAAGATTCTACGATGGGAAATATCTTCGCAAGCTATTGTATTAAAGGAGATTTAAAAGCTTCTACTATGAAATCTGGAATTGAATATATGATGTTCTTAGCAGATTGGTATCCAAAAAACAGTGGTGGAAAAGGTGTTGGTTTCTTCCAAATTGGAGGAGGAATTGCAGGTGATTTCCCAATTTGTGTAGTACCAATGTTATATCAGGATATGGAAATGCACGACATTCCGTTCTGGAGCTATTTCTGTCAGATTTCAGATTCTACCACTTCTTATGGTTCATATTCTGGAGCTGTTCCGAACGAAAAAATTACTTGGGGAAAATTAGATATCACCACACCGAAATTCATCGTTGAGAGTGATGCTACGATTTGTGCGCCTTTGATTTTTAAATATATTTTAGAAAATTCTTAA
- the arfB gene encoding alternative ribosome rescue aminoacyl-tRNA hydrolase ArfB: MKNFEHELSYKTSRSSGSGGQNVNKVETSVTVLWKVEDSAVFTESEKERILLKLKNRINAEGILQTTVSESRTQLQNKKIATDKIQELVNKSLIVPKKRIATKPSRAKVEKRLESKKKLSEKKENRKFRL; this comes from the coding sequence ATGAAAAATTTCGAGCACGAACTTTCTTACAAAACTTCCCGAAGCAGTGGAAGTGGCGGACAAAACGTAAACAAAGTAGAAACTTCTGTTACGGTACTATGGAAGGTAGAAGATTCTGCGGTTTTTACAGAAAGTGAAAAAGAAAGAATTTTGTTGAAGCTTAAAAACAGAATTAATGCAGAAGGAATTCTTCAAACTACAGTTTCTGAAAGCAGAACACAACTCCAAAATAAGAAAATTGCTACCGATAAAATTCAGGAATTGGTGAATAAATCGCTCATCGTTCCTAAGAAAAGAATCGCTACAAAACCGAGTCGGGCAAAAGTAGAAAAGCGTTTAGAAAGCAAAAAGAAACTCTCTGAGAAGAAAGAAAATAGAAAATTTAGGTTGTAA
- a CDS encoding AMP-binding protein yields MQLDFSKNINIKSLFPENEFEEKVISFLQDWFSHSETVSVQTSGSTGIPKVFEIEKKRMLNSAKMTCDFLGLKEGDTALLCLPVQYISGKMMLVRAIERKLKVIISEPSSTPEISQNTDFCAMTPLQVQNSLNKIYLIKNLIIGGATVSEKLKKEISTTLQFSNSPTRIYETYGMSETLSHIALKQIAPVQEEYFTVLNDVEISVDERNCLKIYAPKLNPEILQTNDIVELMHFDSAQCDEKQFKFLGRFDNVINSGGVKIFAEELESLVKKHIDRDLVFLGKPDETLGEKLILVIEGKNEEHFKSEILNLKFENKFHIPKEVLFLEKFPRAENGKVLRKEILKFLTD; encoded by the coding sequence ATGCAACTAGATTTTTCTAAAAATATCAATATAAAATCACTTTTTCCAGAGAATGAATTCGAGGAAAAGGTGATTTCTTTTTTGCAAGATTGGTTTTCTCATTCTGAAACCGTTTCTGTCCAAACATCGGGTTCTACGGGAATTCCGAAAGTCTTTGAAATCGAAAAAAAGAGAATGCTCAATTCGGCAAAAATGACTTGTGATTTTTTAGGATTGAAAGAAGGAGATACGGCTTTGCTTTGTTTGCCAGTTCAGTATATTTCTGGTAAAATGATGCTAGTGAGAGCTATCGAAAGAAAACTGAAAGTCATTATTTCTGAACCAAGCTCTACTCCTGAAATTTCACAAAATACAGACTTCTGTGCGATGACACCATTGCAAGTTCAAAATTCTTTAAACAAGATTTATTTAATTAAAAACTTAATTATTGGAGGAGCAACTGTTTCAGAGAAATTAAAAAAAGAAATTTCTACCACTCTCCAATTCTCCAATTCTCCCACTAGAATTTACGAGACTTACGGAATGAGCGAAACGCTTTCTCACATTGCTTTGAAACAAATAGCGCCCGTTCAGGAAGAATATTTTACGGTTTTAAATGATGTTGAGATTTCTGTAGATGAAAGAAACTGTTTGAAAATTTACGCGCCAAAACTCAATCCAGAAATTTTGCAAACTAATGATATTGTAGAACTAATGCATTTCGACTCCGCTCAATGTGATGAAAAGCAATTCAAATTTTTAGGGAGATTTGACAATGTTATTAATTCTGGAGGAGTAAAAATTTTTGCTGAAGAATTAGAAAGTTTGGTTAAAAAACATATTGATAGAGATTTAGTTTTCCTTGGAAAACCAGATGAAACTTTAGGCGAAAAACTCATTTTAGTTATCGAAGGAAAAAATGAAGAACATTTCAAATCTGAAATCTTAAATCTCAAATTTGAGAATAAATTTCATATTCCTAAAGAAGTCTTATTTTTAGAGAAATTCCCAAGAGCGGAAAACGGTAAGGTTTTAAGGAAAGAAATACTTAAATTTCTCACAGATTGA
- the argS gene encoding arginine--tRNA ligase: MDIKQHIQNSISEILKNNYQIENLTLEVQQNKTDFEGDFTVVIFPLVKLAKKSPDVLGNELGEELIKQGTIENINVVKGFLNLSINNEAFIQNFKEIKAQFDVKENKNQTVMVEYSSPNTNKPLHLGHIRNNLLGFSVAQILKEAGYNVVKTQIINDRGIHICKSMLAWEKFGKGETPETTGLKGDKLVGNYYVEFDKNYKAQISELKEQGLDEETAKKQAPIILEAQKMLLDWEQNKPEVRELWEKMNSWVYAGFNETYKRLGVDFDQVQYESNTYLLGKDIIEEGLAKGVFFKKEDNSVWIDLTEDGLDQKLVLRGDGTSVYMTQDLGTAVERFKQNDIQKLIYTVGNEQDYHFQVLFLILKKLGYDWANQLYHLSYGMVELPEGKMKSREGTVVDADDLMQEMYLTAKEKSEELGKLEGLSDEEKEKSYEIVGLGALKYFMLKVDPKKKMLFNPAESIDFNGNTGPFIQYTYARIQSLLNRANFTEGDFGNYQPNASEKELIMQLSNYKEVVEKAAETLSPAQVANYVYDLVKTYNSFYQNNPVMTLEDENAKQFKLQISDLTAKTIKKSLHLLGINVVNRM, encoded by the coding sequence ATGGATATTAAACAGCATATACAAAACTCTATTTCTGAGATTCTAAAAAACAATTATCAAATTGAAAATCTTACTTTAGAAGTTCAACAAAACAAAACAGATTTTGAGGGAGATTTCACAGTGGTTATTTTTCCTTTGGTGAAATTAGCCAAGAAAAGTCCAGATGTTTTAGGGAATGAATTGGGAGAAGAATTGATAAAGCAAGGAACTATCGAAAACATTAATGTAGTAAAAGGTTTCTTGAATTTATCAATCAATAACGAAGCTTTTATTCAGAATTTCAAAGAAATAAAAGCTCAGTTTGATGTAAAGGAAAATAAAAATCAGACCGTAATGGTAGAGTATTCTTCTCCGAATACTAACAAACCATTACACTTGGGGCACATCAGAAATAATTTATTAGGTTTTTCTGTTGCTCAAATTCTTAAAGAAGCTGGATACAATGTGGTAAAAACTCAAATCATCAATGATAGAGGTATTCATATTTGTAAATCTATGCTCGCTTGGGAAAAATTTGGTAAAGGGGAGACTCCAGAAACTACGGGACTAAAAGGGGATAAGCTTGTTGGAAATTATTACGTAGAATTTGATAAAAATTATAAAGCCCAAATTTCTGAACTTAAGGAGCAAGGTTTAGACGAAGAAACTGCAAAAAAACAAGCGCCAATTATTCTTGAAGCTCAAAAAATGCTTTTAGATTGGGAACAAAATAAACCAGAAGTTCGTGAACTTTGGGAAAAGATGAATTCTTGGGTTTATGCAGGTTTCAACGAGACATACAAAAGATTGGGCGTAGATTTCGACCAAGTTCAATACGAAAGCAATACTTACCTTTTAGGAAAAGACATTATCGAGGAAGGTCTTGCAAAAGGTGTTTTCTTCAAAAAAGAGGATAATTCTGTTTGGATTGATTTAACTGAAGATGGACTTGATCAAAAACTCGTTTTGCGTGGTGATGGAACTTCTGTTTATATGACTCAAGATTTGGGAACTGCAGTAGAGCGTTTCAAACAAAATGACATTCAAAAACTTATTTATACGGTTGGTAATGAACAAGATTATCACTTCCAAGTATTGTTTTTAATTCTGAAAAAATTAGGTTACGATTGGGCAAATCAATTGTATCACCTTTCTTACGGAATGGTAGAATTGCCGGAAGGTAAAATGAAATCTCGTGAAGGAACAGTAGTAGATGCAGATGATTTAATGCAAGAAATGTATCTTACCGCTAAAGAAAAATCTGAAGAATTAGGAAAACTAGAAGGTTTGTCAGACGAAGAAAAGGAAAAATCTTACGAAATTGTAGGTTTAGGTGCTTTGAAATATTTTATGCTGAAAGTAGATCCTAAAAAGAAAATGCTTTTCAATCCTGCAGAAAGTATTGATTTCAACGGGAATACAGGGCCTTTTATTCAATATACTTACGCCAGAATTCAATCTTTGTTGAATAGAGCTAATTTTACAGAAGGAGATTTTGGAAATTATCAACCAAATGCTTCAGAGAAAGAATTAATTATGCAATTATCTAATTATAAGGAAGTTGTAGAAAAAGCTGCGGAAACTTTAAGTCCGGCTCAAGTTGCGAATTACGTTTACGATTTGGTGAAAACGTATAATTCTTTTTACCAAAACAATCCTGTGATGACTTTGGAAGACGAAAATGCTAAGCAATTCAAACTCCAAATTTCAGATTTAACTGCAAAAACCATCAAAAAGTCCTTACATTTATTGGGAATTAATGTGGTAAACAGAATGTAG
- a CDS encoding SusD/RagB family nutrient-binding outer membrane lipoprotein: MTVFSFALSCADENFGDNYNKDVNGIYSSDYKSLMSGAMMNFAQNGGNAYLMNPQLYVQYQSQYVYTTESLYGETASAWSRYYVNQMNSLTKIIQDYSGTVTPAMAVQGSAQNMIGVSKIFRAIVMKRVTDAFGDAPFSEAMQIQNGIKTPKYDSQQAVYTQIIKDLKDGRDALSSSTTAPQGDIIYGGNVTKWKKLANSVLLQVALQMSKKYPSATGIAATEFNAALSNSSGVIETIADEAWFTFSSSNLLPNPLNAFRAADYRLSRELVESLKGTTTSFNRTSNHTPDTRLKMYNNAFSMSITGLPYGYSSQGLSAAGYSAPSSATNSQSLKFRGADSPMNLMTAGYTFLNRAEAAARGWTTENVELMLSKGIVLNYQTLDKHYITNSDNYDRNTNVWGGPNISGTTLQPTVYADAYAAARVADITAFGALRVIGEEKWVALFNNGLDSWSEWRRTGYPNLVPATNALNGGVIPRRMIYPLEEQNFNSANYKTALSGLNPGTDSNKSKIWWDQ, encoded by the coding sequence TTGACTGTTTTTTCTTTTGCTTTATCATGTGCAGACGAAAATTTTGGAGATAACTATAATAAAGATGTTAATGGTATTTATTCTTCAGATTATAAATCTTTAATGTCAGGAGCAATGATGAATTTTGCTCAAAATGGTGGTAATGCATATTTAATGAATCCTCAATTATATGTTCAATATCAATCACAATATGTTTATACCACGGAATCACTATATGGCGAAACAGCTTCTGCTTGGTCAAGATACTATGTTAATCAGATGAATTCATTAACTAAAATCATTCAAGATTATTCAGGCACTGTTACTCCAGCAATGGCAGTTCAAGGAAGTGCTCAAAATATGATTGGAGTGTCTAAGATTTTTAGAGCTATTGTGATGAAAAGAGTTACTGATGCATTTGGCGATGCACCTTTTTCTGAAGCAATGCAAATACAAAATGGAATTAAGACGCCAAAGTATGATTCTCAACAAGCCGTATATACTCAGATAATAAAAGACCTGAAAGATGGTAGAGATGCTCTTAGCTCTTCAACTACAGCTCCTCAAGGGGACATTATATATGGAGGAAATGTAACTAAATGGAAGAAGTTAGCAAATTCTGTTTTATTACAAGTAGCTCTCCAGATGTCAAAAAAATATCCTTCAGCAACAGGTATTGCTGCAACAGAATTTAATGCAGCTTTATCAAATTCTTCTGGAGTTATCGAAACTATTGCAGATGAAGCTTGGTTTACTTTTTCATCATCAAATTTGTTGCCTAATCCATTAAATGCTTTTAGAGCAGCTGACTATAGACTATCGAGAGAATTAGTTGAATCATTAAAAGGAACAACTACTTCTTTTAACAGAACTTCAAATCATACACCTGACACAAGATTAAAAATGTACAATAATGCATTTTCTATGAGTATTACAGGTCTTCCTTATGGTTATAGTTCTCAAGGTCTATCAGCAGCTGGTTATTCTGCACCTTCATCAGCAACAAATTCTCAGAGTTTGAAATTTAGAGGAGCAGACTCTCCTATGAATTTGATGACAGCAGGTTATACATTTTTAAACAGAGCTGAAGCTGCAGCTAGAGGTTGGACAACAGAAAACGTAGAATTAATGCTATCTAAAGGAATTGTTTTAAATTATCAAACCTTGGACAAACATTATATTACGAATTCAGATAATTATGATAGAAATACAAATGTATGGGGAGGTCCTAATATTTCTGGTACTACTCTTCAACCAACAGTTTATGCAGATGCTTATGCTGCTGCAAGAGTTGCTGACATTACTGCTTTTGGAGCTTTAAGAGTAATTGGAGAAGAAAAATGGGTAGCTCTATTTAATAATGGTTTAGATTCATGGTCAGAATGGAGAAGAACCGGATATCCAAATTTAGTTCCAGCGACCAATGCTCTAAATGGTGGTGTAATACCTAGAAGAATGATTTATCCTTTGGAAGAGCAAAATTTTAATAGTGCAAATTATAAAACTGCTTTATCAGGATTAAATCCAGGGACTGACAGTAATAAGTCCAAAATTTGGTGGGATCAATAA